In the genome of Gemmobacter fulvus, the window CGCATGGACGATCTCGGTGGAAACCGGGCTTGGCCCGCCGAAGTTGGTGGCGACCTGAAGATCGGTCAGGGCCGCAATCAGATCGGGCGGCCCCGCAATATAACCACAGCGGATCGAGGCGGAGAGCGTCTTTGAAAAGCTGCCGATGCGGATCACCCGCTCCAGCCCATCCAGCGTGGCAAGGCGCGGCGACAGATCGGGTTCCAGCGCGGCAAAGGTGTCATCCTCGATGATCGTCAGGCCATGCGCCTCTGCCAGTTTCAGCAGGCGATGCGCGGTCTGCGCCGTCATGGTGCCACCGGTCGGATTGTGCAGCGCCGAATTGGTGATGTAGAGGCGCGGGTGATGTGTGGTCAGCGCCTGCGCGAACTGCGCCAGATCCGGCCCCATCGGCGTGAACGGCACCGAGACGATGCGGGCCTTGTAGACCCGGAGCAGGGCCTGAAAGTTGAAATAGCAGGGATCATCCACCAGCACCGTATCGCCGGGCCGCAGCAAAGAGCGGCAGATCAGGTCAATCGACTGTGACGCCGAGGTGGCCAGCAGGATCGACTCGGGGCTGATCTCCAGCCCTTCTTCGGCGAACTGGCGGGCGAGGATGCGGCGCAGGTTCACCGGGCCAAGGCTGCTGCCATAGTCGGTCAGGATCGCATCCGGCCCGCGGGCCAGCTGCCGCAATGCCCGCCGCATCGCGGCCTGCGGCATCCAGTCCGGCGGCAACCAGCCACAGCCCGGCTTTACAACATCGCGGCCGGTGTCCAGCGACTGGCGCGAGACCCAGAGCGGATCGACATCCCGCTCGCGCTGCGGTTCCGGCAGATGCAGATCCAGCGAGGGCGGAACCCCCGCGACATAGAACCCCGAACCCGGCTGCGAACGGATCACCCCTTCGGCCACCAGCCGGTCATAGGCCTCGACGATGGTCGAGGGCGATACTCCCATGACCGCCGCAAACCGCCGGATCGAGGGCAGGCGTTCACCGGGGGTCAGCGCCCGCGTCGCAAGCTTGCGCCGGATCGCCTCCATCACCTCGGTCGTGCGGCGGGCCTGTGCCATTGCGTCAAGTGTACTTCCGACTGGAGCCATACAGTTTGACGCAATTGTATCGGTCTGTGCCTGTCCGCACCAGTGCCAAGCCAGTATCCCTGACAAAAAAGGGGCGCGGCGGGCGATGAGACAATTTGGCGAAGGCTGGGGCAGCGGGTTGCTCGGGGTCATCATTTTCAGCGGATCGCTTCCGGCGACACGGGTTGCGGTGGGTGGCTTTACGCCGCTGTTCCTGACCTCGGCGCGGGCGGTGATTGCCGCATTGCTTGGCGCGGCGCTGCTGCTGCTGTTGCGGCAGGCAAGACCGGAGCGCCGCGATCTGCTGTCCTTGGGCATCACGTCGGCCGGTGTGGTGATCGGCTTTCCCTTGCTGACCGCGCTGGCGTTGCAGCACATGACCTCGGCCCATTCCATCGTGTTCATCGGCCTGCTGCCGCTGGCGACAGCGATTTTCGCGGTGCTGCGCGGGGGTGAGCGGCCCCGCCCTGCGTTCTGGCTGTTTGCCTGCGCCGGGGGCGTGGCGGTTGCGGGTTTTGCCTGGGCGCAGGGCAGCGGAGGCACGCTTTTCGGGGATCTGCTGATGCTGGCCGCCATCCTGATCTGCGGATTGGGCTATGCCGAAGGGGCGGCGCTGTCGCGGCGGCTGGGGGGCTGGCAGGTGATCTCCTGGGCCTTGGTGCTGGCGCTGCCGATGATGGGGGCGGTGATGCTGGCAAGCTGGCCGTCAGGCTTTGCCGGTATCACCGCGCCGGAATGGCTGAGCCTTGGTTATGTGTCGGTGTTCAGCATGTTGGTCGGGTTCATCTTCTGGTATCGCGGCCTCGCGCTTGGCGGGATTGCGGGCGTTGGCCAGTTGCAGCTGCTGCAACCGTTCTTCGGGCTCGCCCTCGCAGGCCTGCTGCTGGGCGAGCCGGTCGCCTGGACGATGATCGCCGTGACCGCCTTTGTGGTTGTCTGTGTCACAGGGGCCAAGAGGTTCGCATGATGCGAGATCAGTCCATCCTGTCTGGCGGCGCTACAGGCGCAGGCCGCTTGTGCTGTCGAACAGATGCAGGGCATTGGCATCGAACGCGACAGACAGCCTTTGCCCCTCGGCATAGCGCGTGGTCGCGGCAACCGCCGCCATGAAGGTCTGCGTCCCGGTTCTGAGCGATACGAGACGGGTCTCGCCATGGAACTCGTCCCGCTCGACAATCGCGGCAATCGCTCCTGGCGTGCCTTCGGGCACGATCTGAACCGCCCCCGGGCGCACCCCCAGCGTCACCTTGCCGGGTGCGACGGGGAAGGGGGCCGCCAGGTCAATGGTGCCATCCCGCAACCGCCCGTCGCTAGCCTCAAGCGCGAAGAAATTCATGTTGGGCGTGCCGATGAAGCTGGCGGCAAACAGCGTTGCGGGGCGCGAATAGATCTCTTCCGGGGTGCCCATCTGTTCGATCTTGCCCTGATTCATCAGCACGATCCGGTCGGCCAGCGTCATCGCCTCCAGCTGATCATGGGTGACATAGATCGAGGTGGATTTCAGATCCTTGTGAAGCTTCGCGATTTCCACCCGCAGATGGCCGCGCAGCTTGGCATCGAGGTTGGACAGCGGCTCGTCGAACAGAAAGACCTCTGGCGTCTTGATCATCGCGCGGGCAATGGCGACGCGCTGCTGCTGGCCGCCCGACAGTTCGGTCGGCTTGCGGCCAAGGTAGACATCCAGCCCGAGGCTTTCCACCACCGGATCAAGCCTGCGGCGGATCTCGTCCTTGCCGGCCCCGGCGCGCTCCAGTGCAAACGTGATGTTCTCGCGCACGCTCATATGCGGATAAAGCGCATAGTTCTGGAACACCATGGCGATGCCCCGGTCGCCCGGATCGCGGTCATTGACCCGCGCGCCGCCGATCAGCAAATCCCCGCCCGAGATTTCTTCAAGCCCGGCGATCATGCGCAGGATGGTGGATTTTCCGCAGCCCGAAGGCCCTAGGAACACGACGAATTCATGATCCTTGATGGCCAGGTTGAAATCGCCGATCACTTCATGGGCGGCATAGGTTTTGCGCAGATTGCGGCATTCAACGGTCGCCATCACAGGGCCTCGCTTTCCATGTCGATGCGGATCTGGAGCTTTACATCCCCCGGGCGGGCCTCGGCGGCGCGCTCAAAGGCCCGGATCGACTCCGGGAAGGCAAAGGTCTCGGTAATCAGCGGCTTCAGATCCACCTTGCCTGCGGCGATCAGGGCCAATGCGCGGTCATAGACATTGGCATACCGAAACACCGTTTCCATGCGACATTCGCGGGCGGTTGCGCCGGAAATATCAATCGCGACAGGATCGGGCGGCAGGCCGACGAACACCACCGCACCACCGGGGCGCACGATGCGGAACAGATCCCGCATTGCCGCCGCCGCGCCGGAACATTCAAACACCACATCCGCGCCCCAGCCGCCGGTTTCGGCCAGAACCCGGTCCAGCAGCGCGCCCTCGCGGATGTTGATGCCGGTGATGCCGGGAAAGGCGCTGGCAATCGCCAGTTTGGTTTCCGACAGATCGGAAATCAGCACCCGCGCGCAGCCCCCGGCAAGGGCGGCAAGGGCCACCATGATGCCGATGGTGCCTGCCCCGATGACAACCGCCGTATCGCCCGGCTCGATCCGCGCCCGTTTCGCGGCCTGCATGCCGACGGCAAAGGGCTCGACCATGGCGCCTTCGGCAAAGCTGACATTGTCCGGCAGCTTGTAGGTGAACGAGGCCGGATGCACCGTTTCCGGGCACAGAACCCCATGCACCGGCGGCGTTGCCCAGAAGGTCACTGACGGATCCACATTGTAGATGCCCAGCCGGGCGGCGCGCGAGGTCGGATCCGGGATGCCCGGCTCCATGCAGACACGATCGCCGGGCCGCAGATGGGTGACACGCGCGCCGGTTTCGATCACGGTGCCCGATGCCTCATGTCCCAGCACCATCGGCGCGGTGATAATGAAGTCACCGATACGGCCATGGGTGTAATAATGAACGTCGGAGCCGCAGACACCCACCGTATGCAGGCGGATGCGCACGTCATCCGGCCCCATGTCCGAGGGAAGATCAATGTCGCGCAGCGACAGTTCACCGACACGTTCAAGAACAAGAGCTTTCATAAGGATCAGTCCTGAGAGGATTTTCTGGAGAAGGCGGAATTCATGCCGGCACCGATCAGGGCCAGCAGGACAAGCGGCGGCAAGGACAGCAACACCACCGCGGCATTCAGGATGCCCCATGGCACGTTCATGCCAAGTTGCGACATCTCGGAGGCGATGATCGGCAGCGTTCTTGCCTGCGAAGTGGTCAGCATCATCGCCAGCAGGAATTCGTTCCACACAAGGATGAAGGAAAAAGCGATGGCCGAGAGGATCTGAAGCCGGGCGATGGGCAGAGCCACGCGGAAAAACACCGCATAGGGGCCAAGGCGGTCCACCCTTGCGGCCTCTTCCACGGCAATCGGCACGCGTTCAAACGCCGGAACCGACAGCCAGATCGTGATCGAGGCGGTGATCGACAGATAGGTCAGGATCAGCGCAAAGCGGGTGTCGTAAAACCCGAGGCCAAGCCAGATCACCATCATCGGAATGGCCACCGCCACCGGCGGCAAAAAGCGCAGCGACAGGGCGAAGAACTGCGCCTCCCGCGTGGCCTTGTTCTTGACGCGCGCAATCACATAGGCCGCAGGCACGCCGAGCAGCGCACCCAGCCCGACCGCCCAGGAACAGATCACCAGCGAATTGACCAGCGCGCGGGCCACCGAGCGGCGGTTGAGCACATAGTCCATATTGTCCCAGACCGGGGTAAAGATCAGCTTTGGCGTGCTGACCAGCAGGTCCGCATTGGTCTTGAAGGCATTCAGCAGCGTCCACAACAGCGGCAGCACCACGATCAGCCCGGCCAGCACCAGCAGCAGGCGCAGCAGAAGGGTCGAAATTTTCATTGGTTCAGCCTCTTCCAGATCGAGGTAAAGAGGATCACCGTCACAACCATCATGATGACGGCCATGGACGAGGCGTAAGAGATATTGCCCGCCTCGATGAAGCCCTGAGAATAGGCATACATATCAAGCGTTTCCGTCGAGATTCCGGGGCCGCCGCGCGTCATCACATAGACAAGGTCGAACGAGCGCAGCGATTCGATCGCCTTGACCAGCACCAGCGAGATCAGCGGCAGTTTCAGCATCGGCAGGGTGATGAAATAGTGGATTTCCCAGCCCTTCGCCTTGTCGATGCGCGCCGCCTCGATGGGTTGCGGCGGCAGCGCCTCCAGCAGTTTCAGCAGGATCACCGCGAAGAACAGGCCCCATTGCCAGACATCGACAAAGGCCACCGTCAGCAAGGCCCCCCAGGGTGTGGCCAGCAGATCGGGCGTCTGGCCGGTCAGGGCGCGGGCGGGCCAGGTCATCGCACCATAAAGCGGATGGAACGAGAATTTCCACACGAAGGCGGCGCAGACCCGCGGCAACAGGACCGGGATGATGAACAGAATGCACAGGATGGCGCGCCAGCGGGCTGATGCTGCTTCGAACATCGCGATGGCAAGGCCGACGCCGACCAGCATGGTGGCCGAGACCGTCAGCACCTCCCATTTCAGCGAGACCCAGAGCGCATTCAGAAATCGCGCGTCCGAGAACAGCCGCAGATAATTGTCAAACCAGACGTAGCTTGCATCCGGCGCGCTCAGCGTCCGGTTTTGCAGCGAGATATTGACGGCGTAAAGTGTCGGAACCGCCGCAAGAATGACCAGCACCACAAGGGCCGGTCCCAGAAAAACATAGGGAAGTGATCGCCCGGATCGCATTGCGCCCTCGCTCAGCATTGCAGGATCAGAAGACATTGGGGGGCCGCAGCCGCGGCCCCCCGCACACTCGTCACAACAGCACTCGTCACAGCATCAGAGGGTTTTTGCGAAGGCTTCGAGCTCATCCAGCGCGGTCTTCACATCGGTGCGCGAGCCGGTGATCAGCTCTTCCAGCTTGATCCCCCAGGCATTGCCCAACTCCTGCCAGCGCGGATCCTGCCAGAACAGCACTTCGGTCTTGGCGCCCGTTGCCGCCATGGCCGTCGACAGGTTCTCGCCGAAGGTCGCGACGTATTCGGCACTTTCATAAGTGCTTTTGCGGGTCAGCTCGCCCGGCTGGCCTTTGGCAAGACGGCGTGCCTCCTGTTCCTTCGAGGTCGCCCAGGCGACGAAAAGCCCGGCGCAGGCCTTGGCCTCTTCGGTGGCGTTCGCCTTGCTGGCAATCGCAAACCCATGTGCGTAGCCCGAGCCGGGCAGGGGCGTGGGCGGCGGGCTGAAGGCCACCACGTCAACCACCTGGCTTTGCGTGGGATCTTTCGACATCGCGCCAAGCGGTGCGGATTCGATGATCAAGGCCACCTTGCCCGACCGGAACGCCCCGGTCGATTCATCGAAAGAGCCGGTTTGCGTGCCCGGCGCAGAGAATTTGAACAGCGCGAGGTATTCCTCGGTCGCTTTCACCGCCGCATCGGAATTGAACGCAAAGTTGCCGCTCCCATCCACCCATTTGCCGCCATGCGCGGCAAACAGCGGCAGCCAGCGCCAGACATTCGCGCCCGAGCCGCGCTGGCCCCGCAGCGCCACGCCATAGATGCCGTTTGCAGGATCATTCAGCTTTTCGACGGCGGCCTTGTAATCCTCCCAGGTCGTCGGAGGCGCGATCCCTGCCGCGCTCAGCAGGTCGGTGCGATAGACCAGCAGATCGCCGCCGCCCTGGATCGGGGCGAACCATTGCTTGCCCTCGTAACTTGCGACCGTCCGCATCCCGGCATCGAAATCGTCATAGTCGTAGTCGGCGGGGTAATAATCGGCCAGTGGCACGATCCAGTTCGACGAGGCAAACAGCGGCAGGTTCGCTTCATCCACATAATACACATTGTAGCTGCCGACGGTGGAGGCATCGGCCTGTGATTTCGCCCGCCGGTCATTCTCGTTCAGATAGTCGATCTCGAAGCCTGCACCGGCAAGCGCCTCGAATTCATCAACATAGTCCTCCAGCAGGGTCAGCCCGTCACGCGGCTGTGCCAGAACACGCAAGTCATTGGCGCAGATAGATTCTGCATGTGCAGCCGTGCCAAGAAGGGCCGCCAGAATACCGGCGGTCGCGATAGTATGTTTCACAGTGATCTCCTCCCAAGAGCCCGGGGTTTGCCCCCGAATGTGTGCCACAGATTCGCGCAGTTTCGGGTAGATCACTAGTTTCGTGCTTGTGTAAAACTGATACTATTATGACATCGTGGCGGCAAAAACGGGGTGTGCAGATGCAGAAAGAACCAGTGGCCGATTCGTCCTTGCCGACGCCGCTGCGCCCGACCGCAGCCATGCGCGAAAGCATCCGCATACCTGAAGACAGGTCATATCTGATCCGCCGCGACGATTATCCTCACCCGCTCTGCACCTGGAACTATCACCCCGAATGGGAAATCCACTTCGTGCCGCATGCGCGCGGCTTTGCCTATGTCGGCGATTACATCGGCAGCTTCGAGCCGGGGCATATCGCGCTTTGCGGAGGAAACCTGCCGCACAACTGGGTGTCACCCGGCCTGATCGCGCCGGGGCGGGACTATGTGCTGCAGTTCGACGCGGGGCAGCTGTTGTCGAAAATCCCGGTGCTTGCGGAACTGCGCAGCCTGCAAGCGCTGGTGCAGGAGTCGGAACGCGGGATCGAGCTGATGGGGCGCGAGGCCGCCGAGGCGGGTGCCCTGATGATCGAGTTGGAACAGGCCCCGCCCGCCCGCGGCCTTGGCCTGTTTGTCGAAATCCTCAGCCGGTTCGCCACCGCGACAGACTACCGCCTGCTCGCCAGCCCCGGTTTCGCGACGGGATATGCCGCCTTGGCCAGTGGCCGTCATGCAAGGGTCAACAACGCGGTGCAACTGGTGCAATCCAACCCGTCAATCTCGATGAATGAGGCGGCAGATATTGTTGGCGCCGAAGCCTCGACCTTCTCGCGCAGCTTCAAGGCGCTGACCGGCATGACCTTTTCGCATTATCAGCGGGCCATCCGCATTTCGCGCGCGCGCAGCCTTCTGGCCGAAACAGCGCGGCCCATCACCGAGGTTTGCTTTGAGGCCGGGTTTTCCAACCTGTCGAACTTCAACAGGATCTTCCTGAAGGAGGCCGGCATGACACCGCGCGAATATCGCAAGATTGCAAACATCCGCACCATCTCGCGCTTGCGCACTGATGAGGATGGAGACTGATCCGGCCAGCCTGCGAGGGCTCGGTCCTTGAAACCGCGCCTGCGGCCATTGGGCTTTGCCGGGCCTGACCGAGCAGGCCGCAGCCCTTTGCCAAGACGCTTGCGGGCGGGCTGAACCCCGAAGCCGCCACTGCCACCGCGCCAATCCGGGTGATTCGGTGCAGGCGTCGGCTGCTGGCTGCCGGGTGCGCTCCAGTGGCGAAAGGGGGACTGTCTCCGATGGGTTGCAAGTGCCCGATCTGGCCGGATCCGCATCAGAAATCTTCTTCATAACACTGAATCTATTTGACAATTTCCGAAGCGCTGCTGGCGTCGGAAATATTGGACAGGTCATAATTACTATGCGTATAGTTATGACATTAAGAATCAATAAACCGTCCTCAACAGGGAAATCACATGCTGAACCGCCGTTCCTTCCTGTCCAGCACCGCTGGCGCAGGCGCTCTTCTTGCGACCCCCGCCCTGATCCGTGCGGCCTATGCTGCTGATCTTTTGAAGGTGGGCATCCCGGTGCCGATCTCGGGCGCGAATGCCGCCAATGGCAAATATGCTTCGATGGGCGCGCTCCTTGCCGCCGAAGAAGCCGCAGCCAAATATGGCCGGGCGGTGCAGACCTTTGATCTCGATACCGAAGGCAAGCCCGCCACTGCCGTGCGCAAGGTGCAGGACGCGATTGATCGCGACCAGATCAAGCTGTTCGCCGGCGGGATCCTGTCGTCGGAATCTCTTGCCATGGGCAAGGAATGTGAAAAGGGCGGCGCGAATTTCATCACCACCGCCGGCGCGGACGAGATCACCGGCACGGATTGCAACAAGGCTACGTTCCGCTGGTCGGTGCCCACATTCGGCGCGATCAACCAGTCGATCCGCCCGATCATCGACGCACTGCCCAATGCGAAACGCTGGTATACCATCACCCCGCAATATGTGTTCGGCGAGGGGCTGCTGAAGGCCGCGCAGGACGTGCTGACCGAGAAGGGGCTGGATCTGGTCGGCAACAGCTATCACTCGCTGACCGAAAAGGAATTCTCGGGCTATCTGACCAATGCCATGGCCGAGCGCCCCGATGTGCTGCTGATCCTGAACTTCGGTGCGCAATGTGCGGATACGCTGCGTCAGGCGGTGTCCTTCGGGATGAAGGAGCGCATGACCATCGTCGTCGCCTGGGCCTCGGGGCTGGAACAGTTCGAGGCGCTTGGTGCCGATCTTTGCGAGGGCATCTATTTCGGGGCGCAATACTGGCATACCGTCGATGCGGCTCAGAACGCCGAACTGGTCAAGCTGACTCAGGCGAAATACGGCATCACTCCAAACTATTCGCTGGCCGGATCCTATATTTGCACCAAGCTGATGATCGACGCGGCCCAGACAGCGGGATCGGATGATCCGGCGGCAGTGCGCGCGGCGCTGGAGGGGCTGGCCTATCAGGGCCTGACCGGCGACGAGACCATCAGGGCCGCCGACCATCAGGTAATGAAGAACTATTACCTGCTGAAGGCCCGGGCCAAGGCCGACATGGCCGACAAAGATGACTATGCCGAAATCATCTCCTCGGGGCAGAGTTTCCTCAGTGCGGAAGAGGCGGGCTGCAAGCTCGGCTGATCGGGCTGCGGGCGGTGCCTGACGGGCCGCCCGCCATCCTCAAACAACAGGAGATTCTCGGTGACCTATCTGTTCCAGATGCTGAATGGCATCGGGCTTGGCATGCTTTACTTCCTGCTTGCCGTCGGCCTGACAATCATCTTCGGCCTGCTGCAATTCGTGAACTTTGCCCATGGTGCGTTCTATCTGCTGGGCGCCTATCTGACCTATGACTTCGTCGAGCGGGGGATGAATTTCTGGCTGGCGATGGTGCTGGCCGCAGTGATCGTCGCCGTGGTGGCGGGGGTGGTTGAGGCGGTTCTGCTAAGGCGGATCTACAAGCTGCCGCACACCTTTCACATTCTGGTCACCGTCGGGATCGCGCTGTTCATTCAGGAACTGGTGATCATCCTCTGGGGGCCGCTGGGGGGCAGCGTTGCCGCACCATCGGTGCTGAATGGCGTGGTGATGGTGGGGGATTTCATCTATCCGAAATACCGGCTTTTCATGATCGGCTTCACCGCCGTTCTGGCGATCGGGCTGTATTGGGCGCTGGAGCGGACACGGCTGGGCGCCATCGTGCGTGCGGGATCGGAATCGTCGGAAAACATGGCCTTGCTGGGCTATGACACACTGCGCATCAACACGCTGGTCTTTGCCGCAGGGGCCGGGCTTGCGGGCCTTGCGGGGGCGCTTGTGGCCCCGATCCGCGGCGTCGAACCCTTTATGGGGATCGAGGCACTTTCCATCGCCTTCGTCGTCGTGGTGATCGGCGGCATGGGATCCTATGTCGGCGCGCTGGTCGCGGGCATCCTTGTCGGCGTCGTACAATCGCTGATGGCGACGATATGGCCCGAAGGGGCGCGACTGATGATCTATCTGGGCATGGCGGCGGTGATTGTCCTGCTTCCCCGCGGCCTTTACGGGAGGGCATGAGATGCTGGCCATCAACAAGCCTGTCGTGCAGTTCGGCCTGGCGCTGGCCACGGTTCTGGCGCTGCCCCTGTTCCTGGGATCGGGCATCCTCGCCTCCGAGATCCTGATCTACGCGCTGATCGCGGCGGCCTGCAATCTGTTGCTGGGCTATACCGGACTTCTGTCCTTCGGGCAGGGTATTTTCTTCGGCGTCGGCAGCTATGTCGCCGGGATCTTCCTGACCCGCTACGGCGTGCCGGTCTGGGTGGTGCTGATCGTGGCGACGATCCTCGGCGCGATGATTGCCACGCTGGTCGGCTGGCTTTCGATCCGGCGGCAGGGTGTCTATTTCGTGATGCTGACGCTGGCGTTCTCGCAGCTCTTCTTCTTCCTTGCCTATACCTTCTCGGACATCACCGGCGGCGACAACGGGCTGATGGATGTGCCGCGCCCGGTGGTGCTGGGTCAGGCCCTGAACAGTGCATGGAGCTTCTATGTCTTTGTCGCCCTGTCCTTCCTTGGCCTGTTCGCGCTGATGTTGCGCGCCATGCAATCGACCTTCGGCCGCACCCTGATCGCGGTGCGCGACAATGAGGAACGCGCTGCCGCCATCGGCTTTCCGGTCAAGGCCTTCAAGACGGCGGCCTTCGCGATTTCGGGTGCCGTGACCGCCTATGCGGGGGCGCTGAAGGCGATGTTGATCGGCGTGGCGCCGCTGGCAAACATCGAACACCACACCTCGGAAATGATCCTGATCATGACGATCATCGGCGGGTCGACCAGCCTGTTTGCCTCGGTGCTGGGGGCGGCGGCCTATATGCTGCTGGCCGACTGGCTGTCGCAGATCTGGCCGCGCTGGTTACTGCTGCTGGGCCTCGCGCTCGTCGTCGTGGCGCTGTTCCTACAAAAGGGCCTCTGGGGGCTGGTGGAGAAACTCTGGGTCGCCGCCACCGGCGCGAAGAAGGAGGGCTGAGCCATGACCGCATCCGATATCGCCTTGTCGACCCGGGGTCTGGGCGTCACCTATGGCAAGTTTGTCGCTCTGGCCGAGATGGATCTGGATATCCGGCGCAATTCCGTTCACTCGATCATTGGGCCGAACGGCGCGGGCAAGACCACAATGTTCCATGCCCTGACCGGGCGGGTCATGCCCTCGTCCGGCAGCATCACTCTGAACGGCACCGACATTACCCGCACCCGCGATGATGAACGTGTGCGCCATGGCATCGCACGGTCCTTTCAGGTGACCAGCCTTTTCCCCACGCTGGAGGTGGCGGAAAACCTGCGCCTTGCCGCGCAGGGCAAGACCCCGTGGCAGGCCCTTGCCCCCTGGCGCAGTGCCGATGCGAACCGCAGCGCGCTGGCCACGGCGGATCAGGTGATGGAACGTCTTGGCCTGACCCACGTCGCCCGCCGCCCTGCGGGAGAGTTGAGCCACGGCCAGCAGCGCCGACTGGAGGTGGGCATGGCCATGGCCTCGCATCCGTCCGTTATCCTGATGGATGAGCCGACCTCGGGCATGGGCGTCGAGGATATCGAGGAAATGAAGGCGTTGATCCGCGATCTGGGACGCGACCACACAGTGCTGTTCATCGAACATAACATGGGGATCGTGATGAATATCTCGGACACGATCACCGTCATGCGGCTGGGGCGCAAGCTGGTCGAAGGGCCACCCGCCGTCGTGCGTGCCGACCCCGAAGTGCAGCGCGCCTACCTGGGCAACATGATCACCGGAGACATCGCATGACCGCGCTTCTCGAGGTGGAGAACCTCCACAGCTATTACGGCAAGAGCCATATCCTGCAAGGCGTCTCGCTTTCGGTGAAAGAGGGCGAGGTGGTCACGCTGCTGGGCCGCAACGGGGCGGGAAAATCGACCACGCTGAAAAGCATTGCCGGTGCGGTAACGCCTGCGCGGGGACGGGTCAGCCTTGGCGGGATTGATCTGGCGGGCCAGCCTGCCTTCCGCATCGCCAAGGCCGGGGTCTGTCTGGTGCCGGAAAACCGCGGCATCTTTTCCCTGCTGACGGTCGAGGAGAATCTGGCGATTGCCTGCCGCAAGGGCGCGGCCTGGTCGATGCAGGATGTCTATGCGATCTTTCCCCGGCTGGAAGAACGCCGACGCAACGGCGGCGGCCAGCTTTCCGGCGGCGAACAGCAGATGCTGTCCATCGCCCGCGCCTTGCTGACCGGCCCGCGCCTTCTGATGCTGGACGAGCCGGTCGAGGGGCTTGCCCCGGTGATCGTGGACGAGATCGTGGCCCAGATCCGCAAGATCGCAGCGGCGGGCGTGTCGATCCTGCTGGTTGAACAGAACCTTGCCGTCTGCACGGCGCTGGCCAATCGCCACAATATTATCGAACTGGGGCGCATCGCCTATCAGGCAAGCGGCCCGGATTTCATCGCCGACAGTGATGCGCGCGACCAATACCTTGGCGTAAAGGCTTGAATCGACATGTCAAATCTGAAGATCAACCCGGACCGGCTCTGGCAGAGCCTGATGGAGACGGCCCGGATCGGCGGCACGCCGGAGGGTGGCATCGCCCGGCTGACACTGAGCGAAGACGACGCGAAGGTCCGGGCCTGGCTCGCCGCGCAAACCG includes:
- a CDS encoding extracellular solute-binding protein gives rise to the protein MLAALLGTAAHAESICANDLRVLAQPRDGLTLLEDYVDEFEALAGAGFEIDYLNENDRRAKSQADASTVGSYNVYYVDEANLPLFASSNWIVPLADYYPADYDYDDFDAGMRTVASYEGKQWFAPIQGGGDLLVYRTDLLSAAGIAPPTTWEDYKAAVEKLNDPANGIYGVALRGQRGSGANVWRWLPLFAAHGGKWVDGSGNFAFNSDAAVKATEEYLALFKFSAPGTQTGSFDESTGAFRSGKVALIIESAPLGAMSKDPTQSQVVDVVAFSPPPTPLPGSGYAHGFAIASKANATEEAKACAGLFVAWATSKEQEARRLAKGQPGELTRKSTYESAEYVATFGENLSTAMAATGAKTEVLFWQDPRWQELGNAWGIKLEELITGSRTDVKTALDELEAFAKTL
- a CDS encoding ABC transporter substrate-binding protein, translated to MNRRSFLSSTAGAGALLATPALIRAAYAADLLKVGIPVPISGANAANGKYASMGALLAAEEAAAKYGRAVQTFDLDTEGKPATAVRKVQDAIDRDQIKLFAGGILSSESLAMGKECEKGGANFITTAGADEITGTDCNKATFRWSVPTFGAINQSIRPIIDALPNAKRWYTITPQYVFGEGLLKAAQDVLTEKGLDLVGNSYHSLTEKEFSGYLTNAMAERPDVLLILNFGAQCADTLRQAVSFGMKERMTIVVAWASGLEQFEALGADLCEGIYFGAQYWHTVDAAQNAELVKLTQAKYGITPNYSLAGSYICTKLMIDAAQTAGSDDPAAVRAALEGLAYQGLTGDETIRAADHQVMKNYYLLKARAKADMADKDDYAEIISSGQSFLSAEEAGCKLG
- a CDS encoding AraC family transcriptional regulator, with the translated sequence MQKEPVADSSLPTPLRPTAAMRESIRIPEDRSYLIRRDDYPHPLCTWNYHPEWEIHFVPHARGFAYVGDYIGSFEPGHIALCGGNLPHNWVSPGLIAPGRDYVLQFDAGQLLSKIPVLAELRSLQALVQESERGIELMGREAAEAGALMIELEQAPPARGLGLFVEILSRFATATDYRLLASPGFATGYAALASGRHARVNNAVQLVQSNPSISMNEAADIVGAEASTFSRSFKALTGMTFSHYQRAIRISRARSLLAETARPITEVCFEAGFSNLSNFNRIFLKEAGMTPREYRKIANIRTISRLRTDEDGD
- a CDS encoding branched-chain amino acid ABC transporter permease; this encodes MLAINKPVVQFGLALATVLALPLFLGSGILASEILIYALIAAACNLLLGYTGLLSFGQGIFFGVGSYVAGIFLTRYGVPVWVVLIVATILGAMIATLVGWLSIRRQGVYFVMLTLAFSQLFFFLAYTFSDITGGDNGLMDVPRPVVLGQALNSAWSFYVFVALSFLGLFALMLRAMQSTFGRTLIAVRDNEERAAAIGFPVKAFKTAAFAISGAVTAYAGALKAMLIGVAPLANIEHHTSEMILIMTIIGGSTSLFASVLGAAAYMLLADWLSQIWPRWLLLLGLALVVVALFLQKGLWGLVEKLWVAATGAKKEG
- a CDS encoding ABC transporter ATP-binding protein, whose product is MTALLEVENLHSYYGKSHILQGVSLSVKEGEVVTLLGRNGAGKSTTLKSIAGAVTPARGRVSLGGIDLAGQPAFRIAKAGVCLVPENRGIFSLLTVEENLAIACRKGAAWSMQDVYAIFPRLEERRRNGGGQLSGGEQQMLSIARALLTGPRLLMLDEPVEGLAPVIVDEIVAQIRKIAAAGVSILLVEQNLAVCTALANRHNIIELGRIAYQASGPDFIADSDARDQYLGVKA
- a CDS encoding ABC transporter ATP-binding protein; the protein is MTASDIALSTRGLGVTYGKFVALAEMDLDIRRNSVHSIIGPNGAGKTTMFHALTGRVMPSSGSITLNGTDITRTRDDERVRHGIARSFQVTSLFPTLEVAENLRLAAQGKTPWQALAPWRSADANRSALATADQVMERLGLTHVARRPAGELSHGQQRRLEVGMAMASHPSVILMDEPTSGMGVEDIEEMKALIRDLGRDHTVLFIEHNMGIVMNISDTITVMRLGRKLVEGPPAVVRADPEVQRAYLGNMITGDIA
- a CDS encoding branched-chain amino acid ABC transporter permease gives rise to the protein MLNGIGLGMLYFLLAVGLTIIFGLLQFVNFAHGAFYLLGAYLTYDFVERGMNFWLAMVLAAVIVAVVAGVVEAVLLRRIYKLPHTFHILVTVGIALFIQELVIILWGPLGGSVAAPSVLNGVVMVGDFIYPKYRLFMIGFTAVLAIGLYWALERTRLGAIVRAGSESSENMALLGYDTLRINTLVFAAGAGLAGLAGALVAPIRGVEPFMGIEALSIAFVVVVIGGMGSYVGALVAGILVGVVQSLMATIWPEGARLMIYLGMAAVIVLLPRGLYGRA